In the Neofelis nebulosa isolate mNeoNeb1 chromosome 11, mNeoNeb1.pri, whole genome shotgun sequence genome, one interval contains:
- the RHOF gene encoding rho-related GTP-binding protein RhoF, translating to MDAPGAPGPDPGRKELKIVIVGDGGCGKTSLLMVYSQGSFPEHYAPSVFEKYTARVNVGSKEVTLNLYDTAGQEDYDRLRPLSYQNTHLVLICYDVMNPTSYENVLIKWFPEVTHFCRGTPTVLIGCKTDLRKDKEQLRKLRAAQLEPITYMQGQSACEQIRAALYLECSAKFRENVEDVFREAAKVALSALKKAQRQKQHRLCLLL from the exons ATGGACGCCCCCGGGGCCCCGGGCCCGGACCCGGGCAGGAAGGAGCTGAAGATTGTGATCGTGGGTGACGGCGGCTGCGGCAAGACATCATTGCTCATGGTGTACAGCCAGGGCTCCTTCCCTGAG CACTACGCCCCATCCGTGTTCGAGAAGTACACGGCCAGAGTGAATGTGGGCAGCAAGGAGGTGACCCTGAACCTATACGATACCGCTG GGCAGGAAGATTATGACCGGCTGCGACCCCTGTCCTACCAGAACACCCACCTCGTGCTCATCTGCTATGACGTCATGAACCCCACCAGCTATGAAAACGTCCTCATCAAG TGGTTCCCTGAGGTCACACATTTCTGCCGTGGGACCCCCACGGTGCTCATTGGCTGCAAGACAGACCTGAGGAAGGACAAGGAGCAGCTGCGGAAGCTCAGGGCGGCCCAGCTGGAGCCCATCACCTACATGCAG GGTCAGAGCGCCTGCGAACAGATCCGAGCCGCCCTCTACCTAGAATGTTCTGCCAAGTTTCGGGAGAATGTGGAGGACGTTTTCCGAGAGGCCGCCAAGGTTGCCCTCAGTGCTCTGAAGAAAGCACAGCGGCAGAAACAACACCGGTTGTGCCTGCTGCTCTGA